The following proteins are encoded in a genomic region of Cryptomeria japonica chromosome 11, Sugi_1.0, whole genome shotgun sequence:
- the LOC131038151 gene encoding dof zinc finger protein DOF3.2 isoform X2 — MGPTSTQVCIDYTGCEQDKDMKAGMEEDVMGCSGVLLAERRGKPHPEQALKCPRCDSANTKFCYYNNYSLSQPRYFCKTCRRYWTKGGTLRNVPVGGGCRKNKRAKRTSDEGSSMSTVTDHTSNEFSRLLEKDINNPSISGSMFFGNDMNAAFARIQEAARLGVEDSAFTSSNTADFLGVSYDGMHPMKSTGFSGMEFLKSLRRIDGDVGDVNCLLDPQLGGLSNLAPFTGMNSFYPWRSHEQEHKFEAPAKDLDAGSMLMNLEAQTAENSVKQPKLELLTGLGFGQGKEWQDQLQASYPTARNSAYWNNGGAGAWPYYTSSSSKA; from the exons ATGGGACCAACTTCTACCCAAGTCTGCATAGATTACACTGGGTGTGAGCAG GACAAAGACATGAAAGCTGGCATGGAGGAGGATGTGATGGGGTGCTCTGGAGTTTTGCTTGCAGAGAGAAGAGGGAAGCCACATCCTGAGCAAGCCTTGAAGTGTCCAAGGTGTGATTCAGCAAATACCAAGTTTTGCTATTACAATAACTACAGTTTATCACAGCCTCGTTACTTCTGCAAGACATGCAGAAGGTACTGGACTAAAGGAGGAACTCTGAGGAATGTTCCAGTTGGAGGAGGGTGCAGGAAGAACAAGAGAGCCAAGAGAACATCTGACGAAGGAAGCTCCATGTCTACTGTTACTGATCATACAAGTAATGAATTCAGCCGACTTTTGGAGAAGGACATTAATAATCCCTCCATCTCAGGCTCTATGTTTTTTGGGAATGACATGAATGCAGCATTTGCTAGAATTCAGGAGGCTGCAAGGCTGGGTGTTGAGGATTCTGCCTTCACAAGTTCTAATACTGCTGATTTCTTGGGAGTATCATATGATGGTATGCATCCAATGAAATCCACTGGGTTTTCTGGTATGGAGTTTCTGAAATCTCTGAGGAGGATTGATGGTGATGTTGGGGATGTAAATTGCTTGCTGGATCCTCAATTAGGAGGTCTTTCCAATTTGGCTCCTTTCACTGGAATGAATAGCTTTTATCCTTGGAGGTCGCATGAACAGGAGCACAAATTTGAGGCCCCTGCCAAGGATCTTGATGCAGGATCCATGCTGATGAATTTGGAGGCTCAAACAGCTGAAAATTCAGTTAAGCAGCCAAAGTTAGAGCTTCTCACAGGCTTGGGCTTTGGTCAGGGTAAAGAATGGCAAGACCAATTGCAGGCCAGCTATCCTACAGCAAGGAATTCTGCCTACTGGAATAATGGAGGAGCAGGAGCATGGCCATATTACACCTCATCATCT TCAAAAGCTTGA
- the LOC131038151 gene encoding dof zinc finger protein DOF4.1 isoform X1 has product MGPTSTQVCIDYTGCEQDKDMKAGMEEDVMGCSGVLLAERRGKPHPEQALKCPRCDSANTKFCYYNNYSLSQPRYFCKTCRRYWTKGGTLRNVPVGGGCRKNKRAKRTSDEGSSMSTVTDHTSNEFSRLLEKDINNPSISGSMFFGNDMNAAFARIQEAARLGVEDSAFTSSNTADFLGVSYDGMHPMKSTGFSGMEFLKSLRRIDGDVGDVNCLLDPQLGGLSNLAPFTGMNSFYPWRSHEQEHKFEAPAKDLDAGSMLMNLEAQTAENSVKQPKLELLTGLGFGQGKEWQDQLQASYPTARNSAYWNNGGAGAWPYYTSSSARRANHSCFYAENHQQHFLL; this is encoded by the exons ATGGGACCAACTTCTACCCAAGTCTGCATAGATTACACTGGGTGTGAGCAG GACAAAGACATGAAAGCTGGCATGGAGGAGGATGTGATGGGGTGCTCTGGAGTTTTGCTTGCAGAGAGAAGAGGGAAGCCACATCCTGAGCAAGCCTTGAAGTGTCCAAGGTGTGATTCAGCAAATACCAAGTTTTGCTATTACAATAACTACAGTTTATCACAGCCTCGTTACTTCTGCAAGACATGCAGAAGGTACTGGACTAAAGGAGGAACTCTGAGGAATGTTCCAGTTGGAGGAGGGTGCAGGAAGAACAAGAGAGCCAAGAGAACATCTGACGAAGGAAGCTCCATGTCTACTGTTACTGATCATACAAGTAATGAATTCAGCCGACTTTTGGAGAAGGACATTAATAATCCCTCCATCTCAGGCTCTATGTTTTTTGGGAATGACATGAATGCAGCATTTGCTAGAATTCAGGAGGCTGCAAGGCTGGGTGTTGAGGATTCTGCCTTCACAAGTTCTAATACTGCTGATTTCTTGGGAGTATCATATGATGGTATGCATCCAATGAAATCCACTGGGTTTTCTGGTATGGAGTTTCTGAAATCTCTGAGGAGGATTGATGGTGATGTTGGGGATGTAAATTGCTTGCTGGATCCTCAATTAGGAGGTCTTTCCAATTTGGCTCCTTTCACTGGAATGAATAGCTTTTATCCTTGGAGGTCGCATGAACAGGAGCACAAATTTGAGGCCCCTGCCAAGGATCTTGATGCAGGATCCATGCTGATGAATTTGGAGGCTCAAACAGCTGAAAATTCAGTTAAGCAGCCAAAGTTAGAGCTTCTCACAGGCTTGGGCTTTGGTCAGGGTAAAGAATGGCAAGACCAATTGCAGGCCAGCTATCCTACAGCAAGGAATTCTGCCTACTGGAATAATGGAGGAGCAGGAGCATGGCCATATTACACCTCATCATCT GCAAGGCGAGCCAACCATTCTTGTTTTTATGCAGAGAACCATCAGCAACATTTCTTATTATAG